A single genomic interval of Desulfobotulus pelophilus harbors:
- the fixA gene encoding putative electron transfer flavoprotein FixA — MKIVVACKLVPEEQDIRIEADGSLEMGKASYKISPFDLNAMEAAVQLRNHAKEGTVTALSIGGRELENTKARKDILSRGADDLILVMDDDFSGILPHKTAEIMAASVRGMGFDLLICGDGSGDLYAQQVAMRTGGLLGVAAVSGVSRILGMEAGTLRVERVLESVVEVLEIPLPAVISVSTDINVPAIPGMKAILSAAKKPVTVMAAEDLGPLSSSVLVDMVEVKAPRQKERKKLIVEGDSEEKISEFINHLRKVLN, encoded by the coding sequence ATGAAAATTGTTGTGGCTTGTAAGCTGGTTCCTGAGGAGCAGGATATTCGCATTGAGGCAGACGGCTCTCTGGAAATGGGCAAGGCATCTTATAAGATAAGTCCCTTTGATTTGAATGCCATGGAAGCGGCCGTTCAGCTCAGAAATCATGCTAAAGAAGGAACGGTTACTGCGCTGAGTATCGGCGGCAGAGAGTTGGAAAATACCAAAGCAAGAAAAGATATTCTGTCTAGAGGGGCTGATGATCTGATCCTGGTAATGGATGATGACTTCAGCGGAATTCTTCCCCATAAAACAGCAGAAATTATGGCCGCATCAGTCCGTGGTATGGGATTTGACCTGTTGATCTGTGGTGATGGTTCGGGAGATCTGTATGCCCAGCAGGTCGCTATGCGGACGGGTGGGCTTCTTGGAGTCGCGGCTGTGAGTGGAGTCAGCAGGATTCTCGGTATGGAAGCAGGAACGTTGAGGGTAGAGAGAGTTCTGGAAAGTGTGGTGGAAGTTCTTGAAATTCCCCTTCCTGCGGTTATTTCCGTTTCAACGGACATCAATGTGCCGGCCATTCCTGGTATGAAAGCCATTCTTAGTGCGGCGAAAAAACCCGTTACGGTGATGGCCGCCGAAGATCTTGGTCCCTTGTCGTCTTCCGTTCTTGTTGACATGGTGGAAGTAAAAGCTCCCAGGCAGAAAGAGCGGAAAAAATTGATAGTTGAAGGCGATAGCGAAGAAAAAATTTCTGAATTTATTAATCATTTGCGTAAAGTTCTGAACTGA
- a CDS encoding FAD-binding protein yields MSKVSNVWVFSDSDSRLPEVIAGGLQLGEKVSVFVVGSEEAVTLAYALGAEKVYFIEKEESRLIESYADTMAAVIAGEGGRSLIMMPGTRCCKGLASLLGVRLGAGVMTDVSELSSEDGKVHGKRMVLGGLAIGAERVQSAVSIAVIAGGTYSPAEPDTSRTGEAVKLDYIEPAVSVRCTERRPREGSRVDLARARRVVGIGRGIARQEDIAMVEDFCSVIDAELGCSRPIAEGEKWMEHERYIGISGVMPKPDLYMALGISGQIQHMVGANGSQSIVAVNKDKNAPIFQYADYGIVGDLYKVVPALVKAFKSNQD; encoded by the coding sequence ATGAGCAAGGTGTCGAATGTATGGGTGTTCAGTGATTCCGATTCTCGTTTGCCGGAGGTGATAGCCGGGGGCTTGCAGCTGGGAGAAAAGGTATCCGTTTTTGTGGTTGGATCTGAAGAGGCTGTAACTTTGGCATATGCCCTGGGTGCAGAAAAGGTTTATTTTATAGAAAAAGAAGAATCCAGACTGATCGAAAGCTATGCGGATACCATGGCTGCTGTTATAGCCGGGGAGGGTGGAAGGTCTCTGATCATGATGCCCGGGACAAGGTGCTGCAAGGGTCTGGCTTCTCTTTTGGGTGTCAGGCTTGGGGCCGGGGTGATGACCGATGTGTCGGAGTTGTCATCGGAAGATGGTAAGGTCCATGGCAAGCGTATGGTGTTGGGTGGTCTGGCCATTGGCGCGGAAAGGGTGCAGTCAGCTGTCTCCATAGCCGTTATCGCCGGTGGCACGTATAGTCCCGCAGAGCCTGATACATCCCGAACGGGAGAGGCTGTGAAGCTTGATTATATTGAACCAGCCGTATCCGTTCGTTGCACGGAGCGTCGTCCGAGGGAAGGAAGCCGGGTGGATCTTGCCCGGGCCAGGCGTGTGGTAGGGATAGGCAGGGGGATTGCCAGGCAGGAAGATATTGCCATGGTGGAGGATTTTTGTTCCGTCATTGATGCTGAGCTTGGATGTTCCCGCCCGATTGCAGAGGGTGAGAAGTGGATGGAGCATGAACGTTATATCGGTATTTCCGGCGTCATGCCCAAACCGGATCTTTATATGGCTCTGGGAATTTCCGGCCAGATTCAGCATATGGTTGGAGCCAATGGTTCCCAGAGTATTGTTGCTGTGAACAAGGATAAGAATGCCCCTATCTTTCAGTATGCTGATTATGGAATCGTTGGTGACCTCTATAAGGTTGTGCCTGCCCTTGTTAAGGCTTTCAAAAGTAATCAGGACTGA
- a CDS encoding FAD-dependent oxidoreductase: MSDDKFDVIVVGAGLAGCTAAFLMAQAGMETLVIERGNFAGAKNMTGGRLYAHSLEAIFPGFADDAPVERCIVHEKISFMDETSSVTLDYASTASGSPAERSYSVLRSRLDPWLAEKAESAGAVFVTGVRVDDLLVRYGKVCGVIAGGEEMEADMVILADGVNSLLGEKLGMVHTVTPHHCAVGVKEVIELGRQKVNDRFGCCDKDGAAWLFAGMPSAGYMGGGFIYTNEDSISLGVVFGLHNTGRSAKSVPQMLEDFKNHPTVRPLVEGGKLVEYSAHVVPEGGMEMAPKLVGEGVLIVGDAAGFCLNAGYTVRGMDLAVASGKAAAVAAINAWQRADFGASSLSVYERELDGSFIMKDLRLYRKLPSFLDNRRMYNDYPAMATGMMKDLFTVNGPSRPLRKKMIPHLKKAGFMNLIKDGWKGVRSI; the protein is encoded by the coding sequence ATGTCTGATGATAAATTTGATGTTATTGTGGTTGGTGCAGGCCTTGCCGGGTGTACGGCTGCTTTTCTGATGGCCCAGGCTGGTATGGAAACCCTTGTAATTGAAAGGGGTAACTTCGCAGGTGCAAAAAACATGACGGGTGGAAGGCTGTATGCCCACAGTCTTGAGGCCATATTTCCAGGATTTGCCGATGATGCACCCGTAGAGCGTTGTATTGTCCATGAAAAGATTTCCTTTATGGATGAAACCAGCAGCGTAACCCTGGACTATGCCTCAACTGCCAGTGGAAGTCCTGCTGAAAGATCCTATTCTGTGCTGAGATCCAGACTGGATCCATGGCTGGCTGAAAAAGCAGAGTCTGCAGGGGCCGTCTTTGTTACGGGTGTACGGGTTGACGATCTTCTGGTGCGCTATGGTAAGGTTTGTGGCGTCATAGCAGGGGGGGAAGAGATGGAGGCGGATATGGTTATCCTTGCCGATGGTGTGAACTCTCTTCTGGGTGAAAAGCTGGGAATGGTGCATACGGTTACGCCTCATCATTGCGCAGTAGGAGTAAAAGAGGTTATCGAGCTGGGCAGGCAGAAGGTGAATGATCGCTTCGGGTGCTGCGACAAGGATGGTGCTGCGTGGCTTTTTGCCGGTATGCCATCCGCAGGGTATATGGGCGGGGGATTTATTTACACCAATGAAGACAGTATCTCCCTTGGGGTGGTTTTTGGACTGCATAATACGGGCCGTTCCGCTAAGAGTGTGCCTCAGATGCTGGAGGATTTTAAGAATCATCCAACGGTAAGGCCCCTTGTGGAAGGAGGAAAGCTTGTTGAGTACTCCGCCCATGTAGTGCCTGAGGGGGGAATGGAGATGGCGCCTAAGCTTGTGGGGGAGGGTGTTTTAATTGTTGGTGATGCGGCAGGGTTTTGCCTTAATGCAGGATATACGGTTCGTGGTATGGATCTGGCTGTGGCTTCCGGGAAAGCAGCTGCTGTGGCTGCTATCAACGCCTGGCAAAGAGCTGATTTCGGTGCTTCTTCCTTGTCCGTTTACGAAAGGGAGCTTGATGGCAGTTTTATCATGAAAGATCTTAGACTTTACAGGAAGCTTCCTTCTTTTCTGGATAACCGCCGTATGTATAATGATTATCCTGCCATGGCGACGGGAATGATGAAAGATCTCTTTACCGTAAATGGTCCTTCCCGTCCTCTGCGAAAAAAAATGATACCTCATTTGAAAAAAGCCGGATTCATGAATCTGATCAAAGACGGTTGGAAAGGAGTAAGGTCAATATGA
- a CDS encoding MaoC/PaaZ C-terminal domain-containing protein, translating into MALKLDMQGKTYGPFVRKYDFRELILFALGCGAGADGKTDLAYVYEKDLKVLPMFAAMPIVDSEVTKTIDYGFDWGGSLHWGFDLQFHQPITSLSGTLSTHVLLKGLYDRGEGRGCLAQHIGETFDENGIKLFTNESWDCALYDGGFGGPKAPQDLVEIPERSPDYEVVECVPRNQALIYRLSGDYHPQHIDWEYARENGHEMPILHAVSTAGFACRHIIKTFIPGEPERLTRFKTRITKPLYPGVTIKTQMWKWDDNSIHFRVVDADHPDKIYLNFALAEWK; encoded by the coding sequence ATGGCACTGAAGCTGGATATGCAGGGAAAAACCTATGGACCCTTTGTACGCAAGTATGATTTTCGGGAGCTGATTCTGTTTGCCCTTGGATGTGGTGCCGGCGCAGACGGTAAAACGGACCTTGCGTATGTTTATGAAAAGGATCTCAAGGTGCTTCCAATGTTTGCAGCTATGCCAATCGTGGACAGTGAGGTTACAAAAACCATTGATTACGGCTTTGATTGGGGTGGATCCCTTCACTGGGGTTTTGATCTGCAGTTTCATCAACCGATTACCAGCCTGTCCGGGACCCTGAGTACCCATGTGTTGTTGAAGGGACTGTACGATCGCGGAGAGGGACGTGGCTGTCTGGCTCAGCACATTGGAGAAACGTTTGATGAGAATGGAATAAAGCTGTTTACCAATGAAAGCTGGGACTGCGCTCTGTACGATGGCGGTTTTGGAGGCCCTAAAGCCCCTCAGGATCTGGTGGAAATACCTGAAAGGAGTCCTGACTATGAAGTTGTTGAATGTGTTCCTCGTAATCAGGCACTGATATATCGCCTTTCCGGGGACTATCATCCTCAGCACATAGACTGGGAATATGCCCGGGAGAATGGACATGAAATGCCCATCCTTCACGCTGTCAGTACAGCTGGCTTCGCTTGCCGTCACATTATTAAAACCTTCATCCCTGGTGAGCCGGAGCGGCTTACACGCTTTAAGACCCGTATTACCAAGCCCCTATATCCCGGTGTTACCATTAAAACTCAGATGTGGAAGTGGGATGATAACTCTATTCACTTCAGGGTTGTTGATGCAGACCATCCAGACAAAATATACCTGAATTTTGCCCTGGCAGAGTGGAAATAG
- a CDS encoding 4Fe-4S dicluster domain-containing protein produces the protein MNTRVNVDVKLGVNKFFVDEGNPHIEIAENPSLQEYAKLEAACPAGLYRRDEKGAVRFDYAGCLECGTCRILCGKTIVKRWEYPNGTFGVEFRYG, from the coding sequence ATGAATACAAGGGTGAATGTGGATGTGAAGCTCGGCGTTAATAAGTTCTTTGTGGATGAAGGGAATCCTCACATTGAGATTGCGGAGAACCCTTCTTTGCAAGAATATGCAAAGCTGGAGGCGGCATGCCCAGCCGGGCTTTACAGACGGGATGAAAAGGGGGCTGTTCGTTTTGATTATGCCGGTTGTCTTGAGTGCGGAACCTGTCGCATTCTTTGTGGAAAAACCATCGTTAAAAGATGGGAGTACCCCAATGGAACCTTTGGAGTTGAGTTCCGCTATGGTTGA
- the caiC gene encoding crotonobetaine/carnitine-CoA ligase, whose translation MDIVGEKSLGCFWEKLALLYGSRTALVFEDSSGRTCEYSYADLNAEICRAANLFHGLGIESGDRVLLQLHNSPEFLIAWFGLSFLGAVSVPLNVHYQESECAYILEKCRPKAIVVEESFLHLHGRKCSDNERSVEIVLIARLDGDTEHAGCLNFNTLLKNQSSGLAEKFLVSPDAPAEILFTSGTTSKPKGVVITHHNLLFAGRYTAWQCCMRSEDRYLTMMPAWHIDFQCTAAMPTFASGATFIMLESYSARKFWQQVCIHRATITECIPLMVRTLMLQPQRSWEKDHCLREVFFYLTLTEQEKEAFVERFHVRFLTSYGMTESIVGVIGDCPGDERRWPSMGRPGFGYEVKVIGCDGMEVSPGCVGEICIKGVPGRTLFKEYYMDHDATAKALDAEGWLRTGDRGYMDGDGYFYFVDRQINVIKRSGENISSTEIECFLQDHPKVMEAAVIGVPDTICDESIKAFVIPKEGEQVSEKELLEYCSMHIAKFKLPGSVEIRESFPRTCTGKVRKNLLREETLGLSGKSSSVECGLA comes from the coding sequence GTGGATATAGTAGGAGAAAAATCGCTGGGATGTTTTTGGGAAAAGCTTGCCCTCCTTTATGGCAGCAGAACAGCTCTGGTATTTGAAGACAGTTCAGGCCGCACCTGCGAGTATAGTTATGCCGATCTGAATGCGGAGATATGCAGGGCTGCCAATCTGTTTCATGGCTTAGGCATTGAAAGTGGTGACAGGGTTCTGCTGCAGCTTCATAACAGTCCAGAATTTCTTATAGCCTGGTTTGGTCTTTCTTTTCTTGGAGCGGTCAGTGTTCCTTTGAACGTTCATTACCAGGAAAGTGAGTGTGCCTACATCCTGGAGAAGTGCCGGCCAAAAGCTATCGTGGTGGAGGAGTCTTTTCTGCATCTGCATGGGAGAAAATGCAGTGATAACGAAAGAAGTGTTGAAATCGTGCTGATTGCCCGGCTGGATGGAGACACAGAACATGCCGGTTGCCTGAATTTTAATACTCTTTTGAAAAATCAGAGCTCTGGTCTGGCAGAGAAGTTTTTAGTTTCCCCTGATGCCCCTGCCGAAATTCTGTTTACTTCCGGCACTACATCAAAGCCCAAGGGCGTTGTCATTACTCACCATAACCTCCTGTTTGCCGGTCGTTACACAGCATGGCAATGTTGCATGAGGTCCGAAGACAGATACCTCACCATGATGCCGGCATGGCATATTGATTTTCAGTGTACGGCAGCTATGCCGACCTTCGCATCGGGTGCAACATTTATCATGCTGGAAAGCTACAGTGCCCGAAAATTCTGGCAGCAGGTGTGTATTCACAGGGCAACCATAACGGAATGTATCCCTCTTATGGTGAGGACCTTGATGCTGCAACCTCAGAGATCATGGGAAAAAGATCACTGTCTGCGGGAGGTTTTCTTTTATCTGACTCTGACGGAACAGGAAAAAGAAGCTTTTGTTGAGCGTTTTCATGTCAGGTTTCTGACTTCCTATGGCATGACGGAATCCATTGTCGGTGTCATTGGAGACTGCCCGGGAGATGAGCGGCGGTGGCCCTCCATGGGCAGGCCTGGTTTTGGGTATGAAGTAAAGGTTATTGGCTGTGACGGTATGGAAGTGTCGCCTGGTTGTGTCGGTGAAATATGCATCAAAGGTGTTCCGGGCAGAACTCTTTTTAAGGAGTACTATATGGACCACGATGCTACGGCAAAGGCCCTGGATGCAGAGGGTTGGCTGCGCACGGGTGACAGGGGATATATGGATGGAGATGGGTACTTTTATTTTGTGGATCGTCAGATAAATGTGATTAAAAGGTCTGGGGAGAATATTTCCAGTACGGAGATAGAGTGCTTTCTGCAGGATCATCCTAAGGTGATGGAGGCGGCTGTGATAGGCGTTCCGGACACCATTTGTGATGAAAGTATCAAGGCGTTTGTGATTCCGAAGGAGGGGGAACAGGTGAGTGAAAAGGAGCTTCTGGAATACTGCTCCATGCATATTGCCAAGTTCAAGCTTCCTGGTTCTGTAGAAATTCGAGAAAGTTTTCCAAGAACCTGTACGGGCAAGGTTCGCAAGAATCTGCTCCGGGAAGAAACCCTTGGGTTGTCAGGAAAAAGTAGTTCTGTGGAGTGTGGTCTGGCGTAA
- a CDS encoding sodium:solute symporter family protein: MSIYTAGVLFSIVLYLLIGMYAGRKVRSVEDYYVCGRNAPTLLIAGTLFASMLSTNGFLGDTAYCYTGNITTMILINALCACGYVLGPLFFGRYIRRARVDTMPSYFGQRFNSKRIRRFSGLITVISLTAYLLSVIQGTGLLMETLTGFSRFSCLAISWICFTAFTFYSGSRGVVITDTLMCIFFLAATVLAGFFVLKAAGGVGSLVVNLASSADTPDGLLDYHGNTGGGSKLDMMTYAISMGFVWMIAVGVSPWQAGRNLMARNEHVVFRSGVIAALLTTFFLLYLYLMAVSVLLLNPGLDPPEGVILWAAFELVPKLVGVVLLTGIMTAGLSSASTFLSVVSFSLSSDVFDMKFKSGEAQLLFTRFTVLFVGLITLALASFNVSDIRVTTWFASTIIAASWGYVAFASVWSRRLTERGAYYSMLGGFTGYLVLEIASDFLGLTSGPVVNPFFIGLGISILLGFLGSRNQKRSSEEVRFLKKMHQIPESETRDEDYRIDRMYGWGMVVGGFLITFFLLTYWVFPYHGFLSSGAA; the protein is encoded by the coding sequence GTGTCAATATACACCGCTGGAGTTCTTTTTAGCATTGTCTTGTATCTCCTGATTGGCATGTATGCCGGAAGAAAGGTCAGGAGTGTTGAGGACTATTATGTTTGCGGACGAAATGCTCCCACCCTTCTGATCGCTGGTACCCTTTTTGCCTCCATGCTGAGTACGAACGGGTTTCTGGGCGATACGGCCTACTGTTATACCGGCAATATAACAACGATGATTCTGATCAATGCCCTGTGTGCCTGCGGTTATGTTTTGGGTCCCCTTTTCTTCGGGCGTTATATCCGCAGAGCGAGGGTAGACACCATGCCTTCTTATTTCGGTCAGCGATTCAACAGTAAGCGCATCCGACGTTTCTCCGGTTTGATAACCGTTATTTCTCTTACCGCCTATCTCTTGAGTGTCATACAGGGGACGGGCCTGCTGATGGAAACCCTTACCGGGTTCAGCCGCTTTTCCTGCCTTGCCATATCATGGATATGCTTTACGGCCTTTACTTTTTATTCGGGATCAAGAGGGGTGGTTATCACTGACACTCTTATGTGCATATTTTTTCTTGCGGCCACTGTTCTTGCCGGTTTTTTTGTATTGAAAGCTGCCGGAGGGGTGGGCAGTCTGGTAGTCAATCTTGCCAGCAGTGCGGATACACCAGATGGGTTGCTGGATTATCATGGAAATACGGGTGGTGGATCAAAACTGGATATGATGACGTATGCCATTAGCATGGGGTTTGTCTGGATGATTGCCGTGGGGGTCAGTCCCTGGCAGGCCGGTCGGAATCTGATGGCCAGAAATGAGCATGTTGTTTTCAGATCCGGTGTCATAGCAGCCCTCCTGACCACTTTCTTTCTGTTGTACCTTTATCTGATGGCAGTGAGTGTGCTTTTGCTGAATCCCGGTCTGGATCCCCCTGAGGGCGTCATTCTGTGGGCTGCTTTTGAATTGGTTCCAAAGCTGGTGGGAGTGGTTCTGCTTACGGGTATCATGACGGCGGGCCTTTCCTCGGCGTCAACATTTTTATCTGTAGTCAGTTTCAGTCTGTCCAGTGATGTTTTTGATATGAAGTTTAAATCGGGAGAAGCCCAGCTGCTTTTTACCCGTTTTACGGTTTTGTTTGTCGGCTTGATTACCCTTGCCCTGGCCAGTTTCAATGTTTCTGATATTCGGGTAACCACCTGGTTTGCCAGTACCATTATTGCTGCGTCCTGGGGGTATGTAGCGTTTGCCAGTGTGTGGAGCCGTAGGCTGACGGAGCGTGGGGCCTACTATTCCATGCTGGGAGGTTTCACAGGTTATCTGGTGCTGGAGATTGCCAGTGATTTTTTGGGGCTGACTTCTGGTCCTGTTGTGAATCCGTTTTTTATTGGCCTTGGCATAAGCATACTGCTGGGATTTTTGGGTTCACGCAATCAGAAAAGGAGTAGTGAAGAAGTCCGTTTTCTGAAAAAAATGCATCAAATCCCAGAATCTGAGACCCGGGATGAGGATTACAGAATTGACAGGATGTATGGGTGGGGGATGGTTGTGGGTGGCTTCCTGATTACCTTCTTTCTGCTGACGTATTGGGTTTTTCCTTATCATGGTTTTTTGAGTTCCGGAGCTGCTTAA
- the caiB gene encoding L-carnitine CoA-transferase has translation MTQALNTPEFGPLQGVRVVFSAIEIAGPFAAQMLAEWGAEVIWIENVAYGDTIRVQKNYPHLSRRNLHALSLNIFSDEGKEIFLKLMETTDIFIESSKGPAFARRGITDELLWKHNKALVIAHLSGFGQHGVPEYTNLAAYNTIAQAFSGYLIQNGDKDQPMPSFPYTADYISGFTVVSSALAALLNARKTGVGESIDVAMYEAMLRVGQYYMMDYFNGGELCPRMTKGKDPIWAGCGLYTCKDGYIVTEIVGEPQVESIFEILGLSEHLGSESLPEGTQLIARENSVAGLFEEKLDAFFLEKTAAEALEILAGIKVAGAKVLTVPELEYNPQYIARQSLTEWDAMDGSKVRGPNVMPRFTNAPCRIWRGLPSKGMDTALILGEIGYSEEEITALLDKNIIAMPG, from the coding sequence ATGACGCAAGCACTGAATACACCTGAATTTGGTCCCCTTCAAGGGGTGAGAGTTGTTTTTTCTGCCATTGAGATTGCCGGTCCATTTGCTGCACAGATGCTTGCAGAGTGGGGTGCGGAGGTAATCTGGATAGAAAATGTTGCCTATGGTGACACTATCCGGGTTCAGAAGAATTACCCTCACTTGTCCCGTCGTAATCTTCATGCTCTGTCTTTGAATATCTTTTCAGATGAGGGAAAAGAGATTTTTTTAAAGCTCATGGAGACAACGGACATTTTTATTGAGTCCAGTAAGGGCCCGGCCTTTGCCCGCAGGGGGATCACTGATGAGTTGTTGTGGAAGCATAACAAAGCTCTCGTCATTGCACATCTTTCCGGGTTCGGTCAGCATGGAGTTCCAGAGTACACCAATCTTGCAGCATACAATACCATAGCTCAGGCTTTCAGTGGCTATCTTATTCAGAACGGTGACAAGGATCAGCCCATGCCCTCATTTCCCTATACAGCCGACTATATTTCCGGATTTACGGTTGTCAGTTCTGCGCTGGCGGCTCTCCTGAATGCCCGTAAAACCGGGGTTGGAGAAAGTATCGATGTGGCCATGTATGAAGCCATGCTGAGGGTTGGGCAGTACTACATGATGGATTATTTTAATGGTGGAGAGCTCTGTCCGCGTATGACAAAGGGTAAAGATCCAATATGGGCCGGCTGCGGACTTTATACCTGTAAAGATGGATATATTGTTACAGAAATAGTTGGTGAACCTCAGGTGGAGAGTATTTTTGAGATTCTGGGTCTTTCCGAACACCTAGGTAGTGAATCTCTTCCTGAAGGAACTCAGCTGATAGCCAGAGAGAATTCTGTGGCCGGGCTCTTTGAAGAAAAGCTGGATGCTTTTTTTCTTGAGAAAACGGCCGCCGAAGCTCTTGAAATACTGGCGGGCATAAAAGTGGCTGGCGCCAAGGTTCTCACTGTTCCCGAGCTGGAATATAATCCTCAGTACATCGCGCGCCAGTCCCTGACGGAGTGGGATGCTATGGATGGCAGCAAGGTCAGAGGGCCGAACGTTATGCCCCGATTTACGAATGCGCCATGCAGAATATGGCGTGGCCTGCCTTCTAAAGGTATGGATACGGCCTTGATTTTAGGGGAGATTGGTTATTCCGAAGAAGAGATAACGGCTTTGCTTGATAAGAACATCATAGCGATGCCGGGGTAG
- a CDS encoding MBL fold metallo-hydrolase, giving the protein MDIRLFTLGPFQTNGYLLSEGAKAVFVDPGDICHALQGLIHREGFRLTHVLITHMHIDHFYGAAALSAVTGAEIMAGSGDAFMVNDEMAEGPRWGYPLLGEDLDFTVIETNDLEILGRKCCVLSTPGHTPGSLTYYFPEEKVAFTGDLIFKESVGRTDFRGGDSSVLAHSIRRSILTLPGDTVLYPGHGPSTTVAHEKKYNPWC; this is encoded by the coding sequence ATGGATATACGTTTGTTTACCCTGGGGCCTTTTCAGACCAATGGGTACCTTCTGTCGGAAGGAGCGAAGGCTGTTTTTGTAGACCCGGGTGATATTTGCCATGCTTTGCAGGGTTTGATTCACAGAGAAGGTTTTCGTCTCACACACGTGCTCATCACGCATATGCACATAGATCATTTTTACGGAGCGGCAGCTCTCTCTGCCGTTACCGGGGCTGAAATAATGGCTGGCTCCGGTGATGCGTTCATGGTGAATGATGAAATGGCAGAAGGACCCCGGTGGGGCTATCCTTTGCTTGGAGAAGATCTTGATTTTACAGTAATTGAAACAAACGATCTTGAAATATTAGGTAGAAAATGTTGCGTGCTGTCCACGCCAGGTCATACGCCGGGAAGTCTGACATACTATTTTCCGGAAGAAAAGGTTGCATTTACTGGAGATCTTATTTTTAAGGAAAGTGTAGGCCGAACAGATTTCAGGGGGGGAGATTCCAGTGTTTTGGCTCACTCCATCCGACGGTCAATCCTTACCCTGCCGGGTGATACGGTTTTATATCCGGGACATGGTCCTTCCACTACCGTTGCACATGAAAAAAAATACAATCCCTGGTGCTGA
- a CDS encoding TetR/AcrR family transcriptional regulator, which translates to MPSSEERARIKQYRIMKYFVGSAAEIIKKEGVGAVTIRRASDLAGYASATMYNYFDNLHHLVFLATMNYLEEYNAALPHYIAHCRNSVERYMAVSKCFTEYSYAEPEIYELLFFTHSDQKLELYTQQYYELFPEKIVEEWPVPLNKIYKHNSIYARSFMMLEDCIQDGFITRQNAEDFNDVSLRFYKSILQDVRSGVMEKEPALILTMKYYRQVLGCYMEPEHRYLLSEYSLKI; encoded by the coding sequence ATGCCATCATCCGAAGAGAGGGCCAGAATCAAGCAGTACCGCATCATGAAATATTTTGTTGGGTCCGCCGCCGAGATAATAAAAAAAGAGGGAGTGGGTGCCGTTACCATTCGCAGGGCTTCGGACCTTGCCGGTTATGCCAGCGCTACAATGTATAATTACTTCGATAATCTCCATCACCTGGTGTTTCTTGCCACCATGAATTATCTGGAGGAATACAATGCTGCTCTGCCCCACTATATAGCCCACTGTCGTAATTCTGTTGAAAGATACATGGCCGTATCAAAATGTTTTACGGAGTACTCCTATGCCGAGCCTGAGATTTACGAGCTGCTGTTTTTTACCCACAGCGACCAGAAGCTTGAGCTGTATACCCAACAGTATTATGAGCTTTTTCCGGAAAAAATAGTGGAGGAATGGCCGGTACCATTGAATAAAATATATAAACATAACAGCATTTATGCACGGAGTTTCATGATGCTGGAAGATTGCATTCAAGATGGCTTCATCACCAGACAGAATGCTGAGGATTTTAATGATGTGAGTCTCAGATTCTATAAAAGTATCCTGCAGGATGTCAGGTCGGGTGTAATGGAAAAAGAGCCTGCTTTGATACTGACAATGAAGTACTATCGGCAGGTTCTTGGTTGCTATATGGAACCAGAGCATCGGTATTTGCTTAGTGAGTATTCTTTGAAAATATAA